A region of Methyloversatilis discipulorum DNA encodes the following proteins:
- the lipA gene encoding lipoyl synthase codes for MSDTAYDPTEKQKGSLKTARIPIKVVQAEALRKPDWIRVRAARHDSRFGEIKQILRDSGLHTVCEEASCPNIGECFGGGTATFMIMGDKCTRRCPFCDVGHGRPDPLDAGEPEKLAKTIAALKLNYVVITSVDRDDLRDGGAQHFVDCIRAVREHSPRTQIEVLVPDFRGRLDIALSILDAAPPDVMNHNLETVPRLYKMARPGSDYAHSLDLLRQFRARHPEVPTKSGLMLGLGETDDEILEVMRDMRAHDVQMLTLGQYLQPSGGHLPVLRYVHPDTFAMFEREATAMGFSHAACGPLVRSSYHADRQAHAAGVA; via the coding sequence ATGAGCGACACCGCCTACGACCCGACCGAAAAACAGAAAGGTTCGCTGAAAACCGCCCGCATCCCGATCAAGGTGGTGCAGGCCGAAGCCCTGCGCAAGCCGGACTGGATACGCGTGCGCGCCGCGCGCCACGACAGCCGCTTCGGCGAAATCAAGCAGATCCTGCGCGACAGCGGCCTGCACACCGTGTGCGAGGAAGCCAGCTGTCCGAACATCGGCGAGTGTTTTGGCGGCGGCACCGCCACCTTCATGATCATGGGCGACAAGTGCACCCGCCGCTGCCCCTTCTGCGACGTCGGCCACGGTCGGCCGGACCCGCTGGACGCCGGCGAGCCGGAAAAGCTGGCGAAGACCATCGCCGCGCTGAAGCTGAATTACGTGGTCATCACCAGCGTGGACCGCGACGACCTGCGCGACGGCGGCGCCCAGCACTTCGTCGACTGCATCCGCGCGGTGCGCGAACACTCGCCGCGCACGCAGATCGAGGTGCTGGTGCCGGATTTCCGCGGTCGCCTCGACATCGCGCTGTCGATACTCGACGCCGCGCCGCCGGACGTCATGAACCACAACCTGGAAACCGTGCCACGGCTGTACAAGATGGCACGCCCCGGCTCCGACTACGCGCACTCGCTCGACCTGCTGCGCCAGTTCCGCGCCCGCCACCCGGAGGTGCCGACCAAGAGCGGCCTGATGCTGGGGCTGGGCGAAACCGACGACGAAATCCTCGAAGTGATGCGCGACATGCGCGCGCACGACGTGCAGATGCTGACGCTGGGTCAGTACCTGCAACCCTCGGGCGGTCACCTGCCGGTGCTGCGTTACGTGCATCCGGACACCTTCGCCATGTTCGAACGCGAAGCGACGGCAATGGGCTTCAGCCACGCCGCATGCGGCCCGCTGGTGCGCTCCAGCTACCACGCCGACCGCCAGGCGCACGCGGCCGGGGTCGCCTGA
- the lipB gene encoding lipoyl(octanoyl) transferase LipB — MTALVRALGRVDYTPVWQDMQAFTAARGADTADEFWQVEHPPVFTLGLAGKREHLLRDVGVPVVDSDRGGQVTYHGPGQVVIYTLIDLKRAGLGVREVVNRIEQAVIDLLATHGVDAQRRPGAPGVYVGAGDDEAKISALGLRIRNGRTYHGVSLNVDMDLTPFTAINPCGYSGLRVTQTRDLGIALPPEAICLQLTGALQRALYE; from the coding sequence GTGACCGCACTCGTCCGCGCGCTCGGCCGGGTGGACTACACGCCGGTCTGGCAGGACATGCAGGCCTTCACGGCGGCGCGCGGCGCCGACACGGCGGACGAGTTCTGGCAGGTCGAGCATCCGCCGGTATTCACGCTGGGCCTGGCCGGCAAGCGCGAACACCTGCTGCGCGACGTCGGCGTGCCGGTGGTCGACAGCGACCGCGGCGGCCAGGTGACCTACCACGGCCCGGGCCAGGTCGTCATCTACACGCTGATCGACCTCAAGCGCGCCGGCCTCGGCGTGCGCGAAGTGGTGAACCGCATCGAACAGGCGGTGATCGACCTGCTGGCGACGCACGGCGTCGACGCGCAGCGACGCCCCGGCGCGCCCGGCGTCTATGTCGGCGCGGGCGACGACGAAGCGAAGATTTCCGCGCTCGGCCTGCGCATCCGCAACGGTCGCACCTACCACGGCGTTTCGCTGAACGTCGATATGGACCTGACACCGTTTACCGCGATCAACCCCTGCGGTTACAGTGGGCTGCGCGTCACACAGACGCGCGATCTGGGCATCGCACTCCCACCGGAGGCGATCTGCCTGCAACTGACCGGCGCGTTACAGCGCGCCCTCTACGAATAG
- a CDS encoding YbeD family protein, whose product MAADQRKDTLLEFPCDFPLKIMGERHDDFAQVVVEVVLRHAPDFDPATLGMRPSSGGRYIGLTATIRATSKDQLDALYSELSGHPMVKVVL is encoded by the coding sequence ATGGCCGCCGATCAACGTAAGGACACGCTGCTCGAGTTTCCGTGCGACTTCCCGCTCAAGATCATGGGCGAGCGCCACGACGATTTCGCCCAGGTGGTGGTCGAGGTGGTGCTGCGCCACGCGCCCGACTTCGATCCGGCGACGCTGGGCATGCGCCCGTCGTCCGGTGGCCGCTACATCGGTCTGACCGCGACGATACGGGCGACCTCGAAGGATCAGCTCGACGCGCTGTACAGCGAGCTGAGCGGCCATCCGATGGTGAAAGTCGTCCTGTGA
- a CDS encoding D-alanyl-D-alanine carboxypeptidase family protein produces the protein MLKLLRCTALLVSAALPFAASADLIPPPQPDAKAWLLIDHESGAVLAQSRPDDKVEPASLTKLMTAYLTFKSLKSGQLKPNQAVPVSVAAWKTGGSKMFIAPDKPVTVDELIRGMIIQSGNDACVALAEAIAGSEAAFAQMMNAEAKRLGMSGTQFRNSTGLTEDGHYTTARDLAILARALIHDFPEYYPLYSTLDYTYNGIKQGNRNRLLTMDRSVDGMKTGHTDAAGWCLVSSAKREDRRVVSVLLGAPNEKGRIESSATLLNYGFNAWENARLASAEEVLATPAVYKGAAASVQVGAAEDAVVTVPRGQAGKVTREIVITTPVIAPIAVGQQLGTLKVAIDGKPAGEYPLVAKVAIDEGGFFRRIWDTIRLWLGL, from the coding sequence ATGCTCAAGCTGTTGCGCTGCACCGCGCTTCTCGTGTCCGCCGCACTTCCGTTCGCCGCTTCCGCCGACCTGATCCCGCCACCCCAGCCCGACGCCAAGGCCTGGCTGCTGATCGACCACGAATCGGGCGCCGTGCTGGCGCAGTCGCGCCCGGACGACAAGGTCGAACCAGCGTCGCTGACCAAGCTGATGACCGCCTACCTGACCTTCAAGTCGCTCAAGAGCGGGCAGTTGAAGCCCAACCAGGCGGTGCCGGTCAGCGTCGCCGCGTGGAAGACCGGCGGCTCCAAGATGTTCATCGCTCCGGACAAGCCGGTCACCGTCGACGAACTGATCCGCGGCATGATCATCCAGTCCGGCAATGACGCCTGCGTTGCACTGGCCGAGGCGATCGCCGGTTCGGAAGCCGCCTTCGCCCAGATGATGAATGCCGAGGCGAAGCGGCTGGGCATGTCGGGCACGCAGTTCCGTAACTCGACCGGCCTGACCGAGGACGGCCACTACACGACGGCACGCGATCTGGCCATCCTGGCGCGCGCGCTGATCCACGACTTCCCCGAGTACTACCCGCTGTACTCGACGCTGGACTACACCTACAACGGTATCAAGCAAGGCAACCGCAACCGCCTGCTGACGATGGACCGCAGCGTGGACGGCATGAAGACCGGCCACACCGATGCGGCCGGCTGGTGCCTGGTGTCGTCGGCCAAGCGCGAAGACCGCCGCGTCGTGTCGGTACTGCTCGGCGCGCCGAACGAAAAAGGCCGCATTGAATCGTCGGCCACACTGCTGAACTACGGCTTCAACGCCTGGGAGAACGCCCGTCTCGCCAGCGCCGAGGAAGTGCTGGCCACGCCTGCCGTCTACAAGGGCGCGGCCGCCAGCGTGCAGGTCGGCGCCGCCGAGGACGCGGTGGTCACCGTGCCGCGCGGCCAGGCCGGCAAGGTGACGCGGGAGATCGTCATCACCACGCCGGTGATCGCGCCAATCGCCGTCGGCCAGCAGCTCGGTACGCTGAAGGTGGCGATCGACGGCAAGCCGGCCGGCGAATATCCGCTGGTGGCCAAGGTCGCTATCGACGAAGGCGGTTTCTTCCGCCGCATCTGGGACACGATCCGGCTCTGGCTGGGTCTCTGA
- a CDS encoding TolC family protein, whose translation MKTKAIALLAALGLCAHAAGAAERYTLGQLQTLALQSNASLGAARADVDVSRADTLTARAYPNPELEVMGGDRNSRGPNLAPGSLGSITLSQRFDYPSQRDARLRVAEAGISSAMSGAQAYEVDLLTRLKQSFYAVIRHERELGAAREDLELAKAIRNRVEVRVNTGEAPRYELIRADTELLSAQKNADAAELRIAQSKARLRGLVGGVLPLDYELQGDLVNDVELPPLEKLREDMLTRNPEIARLRAEIERAKEQIELEKLRRMPELSFKLGRDQDPEYEANRIGVAVSIPLFDRRQGQIAQASAIGERNRMALEGRMFELQQQLDAAYRQYDLSRTQVSALESGIVRQAEAALKVAEAAYKFGERGILEVLDAQRTFRAVRNELISARYELINAVAEIERLGALR comes from the coding sequence ATGAAAACAAAAGCCATCGCCCTTCTGGCCGCCCTCGGCCTGTGTGCGCACGCGGCAGGGGCCGCCGAGCGCTACACCCTGGGCCAGCTGCAGACGCTGGCCCTGCAGTCCAACGCATCGCTCGGCGCCGCACGTGCCGACGTCGATGTCAGCCGCGCCGACACCTTGACCGCCCGCGCCTATCCGAATCCGGAACTCGAAGTGATGGGCGGTGACCGCAATTCGCGCGGTCCCAATCTGGCGCCGGGTTCGCTCGGTTCGATCACGCTGTCGCAGCGCTTCGACTACCCGTCGCAGCGCGACGCCCGCCTGCGCGTGGCCGAAGCGGGCATCTCGTCGGCCATGTCGGGTGCCCAGGCATACGAGGTGGATCTGCTGACCCGCCTCAAGCAGAGCTTCTATGCAGTCATTCGCCACGAGCGCGAACTGGGCGCCGCTCGCGAGGACCTCGAACTGGCCAAGGCCATCCGCAACCGTGTCGAGGTGCGGGTCAATACCGGGGAAGCACCGCGCTACGAACTGATCCGCGCCGATACCGAACTGCTGAGCGCGCAGAAGAACGCCGACGCGGCTGAGCTGCGCATTGCGCAGTCCAAGGCGCGGCTGCGCGGACTGGTCGGCGGCGTGCTGCCGCTCGACTACGAACTGCAGGGCGACCTGGTGAACGACGTCGAGCTGCCGCCGCTGGAAAAGCTGCGCGAGGACATGCTGACGCGCAATCCGGAGATCGCCCGTCTGCGCGCCGAGATCGAGCGCGCGAAGGAACAGATCGAACTGGAGAAACTGCGCCGCATGCCGGAGCTGTCGTTCAAGCTCGGTCGTGATCAGGATCCGGAATACGAAGCCAACCGCATCGGCGTCGCCGTCAGCATTCCGCTGTTCGACCGCCGCCAGGGACAGATCGCCCAGGCCAGCGCGATCGGCGAACGCAATCGGATGGCACTCGAAGGGCGCATGTTCGAACTGCAGCAGCAGCTTGACGCCGCCTACCGGCAGTACGACCTGTCGCGCACCCAGGTGTCGGCACTGGAGAGCGGCATCGTGCGCCAGGCCGAGGCGGCGCTGAAGGTGGCCGAGGCGGCTTACAAGTTCGGCGAGCGCGGCATCCTCGAAGTGCTGGATGCGCAGCGCACCTTCCGCGCCGTCCGCAACGAGCTGATCAGCGCCCGCTACGAACTGATCAATGCCGTCGCCGAAATCGAACGCCTTGGCGCCCTGCGCTGA
- a CDS encoding efflux RND transporter periplasmic adaptor subunit: protein MKLIQRPLLCAGLLGASLLLGACSEESDTAAPTAAAAPVDPNLVQAGDNLGNIIKLGTVSRMELSDTLRVAGQVDFDEQRVTRIGATVTGRVTELTAMLGQQVKVGDTLAVLNSTELGAAQLAYMKARAQAQLNERNVERAQQLFAADVIGSAELQRRESELSISRAEMRAAADQLRVLGVSSKSLEKLTSTGAINSVSPVVATMAGTVVERLVAQGQVVQPSEVMFTVADLSRVWVEAEVPEQQAAAVRPGQTIQVEIPALGQQLTAKLIFIADTVNPMTRTIMVRSELDNSDRSLKPAMLATVLIQGRPTARLVVPDTAIVRENNKDYLFVEVGPQQFKLTEVALGPAIGTMRPVLGGVAEGTKVVTEGAFHLNNERKRKELE, encoded by the coding sequence ATGAAACTTATCCAACGTCCCCTGCTGTGCGCCGGACTGCTCGGCGCTTCCCTTCTGCTCGGCGCCTGCTCCGAAGAATCCGATACCGCGGCACCGACGGCCGCCGCGGCGCCGGTCGACCCCAATCTGGTCCAGGCCGGTGACAACCTCGGCAACATCATCAAGCTCGGCACGGTCAGCCGCATGGAGCTGTCGGACACGCTGCGCGTGGCCGGCCAGGTCGATTTCGACGAACAGCGCGTGACCCGCATCGGCGCCACGGTGACCGGCCGGGTGACCGAACTGACCGCCATGCTGGGCCAGCAGGTGAAGGTGGGCGACACGCTGGCGGTGCTCAACAGCACCGAGCTGGGTGCCGCCCAGCTCGCCTACATGAAGGCGCGTGCGCAGGCGCAGCTGAACGAACGCAATGTCGAGCGCGCGCAGCAGCTGTTCGCCGCCGACGTGATCGGCAGCGCCGAACTGCAGCGCCGCGAGAGCGAACTGTCGATTTCGCGCGCCGAAATGCGCGCCGCCGCCGACCAGTTGCGCGTGCTCGGCGTGTCGTCGAAGTCGCTGGAGAAGCTCACGTCGACCGGGGCCATCAATTCGGTGTCGCCGGTGGTGGCGACGATGGCCGGCACCGTGGTCGAACGCCTGGTCGCCCAGGGTCAGGTGGTGCAGCCGAGCGAGGTCATGTTCACGGTGGCCGACCTGTCGCGCGTCTGGGTCGAGGCGGAAGTGCCTGAACAGCAGGCCGCTGCGGTGCGGCCGGGCCAGACCATCCAGGTCGAGATCCCGGCGCTCGGCCAGCAGCTGACGGCCAAGCTCATCTTCATCGCCGACACCGTCAATCCGATGACGCGGACCATCATGGTGCGCAGCGAGCTGGACAACAGCGACCGTTCGCTGAAGCCGGCGATGCTGGCGACGGTGCTGATCCAGGGACGGCCGACCGCGCGTCTGGTCGTGCCCGACACCGCCATCGTGCGCGAGAACAACAAGGACTATCTGTTCGTTGAGGTCGGTCCGCAGCAGTTCAAGCTGACCGAAGTCGCGCTCGGCCCGGCGATCGGCACCATGCGGCCGGTGCTGGGCGGCGTGGCCGAAGGCACGAAGGTGGTGACCGAGGGCGCCTTTCATCTGAACAACGAGCGCAAGCGCAAGGAACTCGAATGA
- a CDS encoding efflux RND transporter permease subunit → MIESLVRGALKQRLVIVVVALCLLAFGLDAARKLSVDAFPDVTNVQVQIATDATGRSPEEVERFITVPIEIGMTGLPGLTEMRSLNKPGLSLITLVFTDKTDVYFARQLVMERLLEVRDRMPSGVVPVLGPVSTGLGEVYQYTLVRPDDGERELTQAELTERRTIQDWVVRPLLRSTRGVAEINSQGGYQKQYKVLVNPDRLRHYQLTVKDVYEALARNNANAGGGVLPQNAEQYLIRGVGLVKDLDDIRLIVVKEINGTPVFIRDVAEVAFGHAVRVGAVVKNGTTEAVGGVVMMMAGGNAKAVVSDIKKKVADINDNNMLPGGLKIEPYYDRSELVDAALATVIKVLIEGVIFVVIVLYLFLGDLRSSVIVIATLVVTPLVTFMAMNQLGLSANLMSLGGLAIAIGLMVDGSVVVVENAFERLGHAKEEGESRIRVILSAVMEVATPVIFGIGIIILVFLPLMTLQGMEGKMFAPLAYTIAIALFVSLVLSLTLTPVLSSYLLKGGADHDTWLIRMMKKPYVPMLEWAVANSKKTVSLAVAAFIGAILLLPFLGTAFIPEMKEGSVVPAMDRVPNISLQESLRMEREAMRLVMEVPGVKSAVSGVGRGESPADPQSQNESTPIVSLKPRDEWPEGWTQETIQEQIREKLKALPGVNIIMAQPISDRVDEMVTGVRADVAVKIFGDDLDLLKSKADEIARVARGVQGASEIKIERVTGQQYLTVEIDRPTIARYGLNVGDVNDLIEAAIGGRHVTDVFEGERRFAAVVRLPERFRDNIEAIRNMLVPTPEGAAIPLSSLATIDVRDGPAQISRETGKRRIVIGINVANRDLGGFVAELQQKVKDQVQLPEAYYFEWGGQFQNMERALGHLSVIVPITVAAIFFLLFLLFGSLRFATLIITVLPFASIGGVIGLFVSGEYLSVPASVGFIALWGIATLNGVVLVSYIRGLRNEGMELMQAVVQGAKMRFRPVMMTATVALLGLVPFLFATGPGSEVQRPLAIVVIGGLITCTLLTLVVVPALYTWFDDKPFEA, encoded by the coding sequence ATGATTGAATCCCTCGTGCGCGGGGCGCTCAAACAGCGCCTCGTCATCGTCGTCGTCGCGCTGTGTCTGCTGGCCTTCGGCCTCGACGCGGCGCGCAAGCTGTCGGTGGATGCCTTCCCCGACGTGACCAACGTGCAGGTGCAGATCGCCACCGACGCCACCGGCCGTTCGCCGGAGGAGGTCGAGCGCTTCATCACCGTGCCGATCGAAATCGGCATGACCGGTCTGCCCGGCCTGACCGAAATGCGCTCGCTGAACAAGCCGGGCCTGTCGCTGATCACGCTCGTGTTCACCGACAAGACCGACGTCTATTTCGCGCGCCAGCTGGTGATGGAACGGCTGCTCGAAGTGCGTGACCGCATGCCGTCCGGCGTGGTGCCGGTGCTCGGCCCGGTGTCCACCGGTCTGGGCGAGGTCTATCAGTACACGCTGGTGCGTCCGGACGACGGCGAGCGCGAGCTGACGCAGGCCGAACTGACCGAGCGCCGCACCATCCAGGACTGGGTGGTGCGTCCGCTGCTGCGCTCGACGCGCGGCGTGGCGGAAATCAACTCGCAGGGCGGCTACCAGAAGCAGTACAAGGTGCTGGTCAATCCGGATCGTCTGCGTCACTACCAGCTCACGGTCAAGGACGTGTACGAGGCCCTGGCGCGCAACAACGCCAATGCCGGTGGCGGCGTGCTGCCGCAGAACGCGGAGCAGTACCTGATCCGCGGCGTTGGTCTGGTGAAGGATCTGGACGACATCCGCCTCATCGTCGTCAAGGAGATCAACGGTACGCCGGTGTTCATCCGCGACGTCGCCGAGGTGGCCTTCGGTCACGCGGTACGCGTCGGCGCGGTGGTGAAGAACGGCACCACCGAAGCGGTCGGCGGCGTCGTCATGATGATGGCCGGCGGCAACGCCAAGGCCGTGGTGTCGGACATCAAGAAGAAGGTGGCCGACATCAACGACAACAACATGCTGCCCGGCGGCCTGAAGATCGAGCCCTACTACGACCGCTCGGAACTGGTCGATGCGGCGCTGGCCACGGTGATCAAGGTGCTGATCGAAGGTGTCATCTTCGTCGTCATCGTGCTCTACCTCTTCCTCGGCGACCTGCGTTCGTCGGTCATCGTGATCGCCACGCTGGTGGTGACGCCGCTGGTCACCTTCATGGCGATGAACCAGCTCGGGCTGTCGGCCAACCTGATGTCGCTGGGCGGTCTGGCCATCGCCATCGGTCTGATGGTGGACGGTTCGGTGGTGGTGGTCGAGAACGCCTTCGAGCGCCTCGGCCACGCGAAGGAGGAAGGCGAAAGCCGCATCCGCGTCATCCTGTCGGCGGTGATGGAGGTGGCGACACCGGTCATCTTCGGCATCGGCATCATCATTCTGGTGTTCCTGCCGCTGATGACGCTGCAGGGCATGGAAGGCAAGATGTTCGCGCCGCTGGCCTATACCATCGCCATCGCGCTGTTCGTGTCGCTGGTGCTGTCGCTGACGCTGACGCCGGTGCTGTCCAGCTATCTGCTCAAGGGCGGTGCCGATCACGACACCTGGCTCATCCGCATGATGAAGAAGCCGTATGTGCCGATGCTCGAGTGGGCGGTCGCCAACAGCAAGAAGACGGTGTCGCTGGCAGTGGCGGCCTTCATCGGCGCAATCCTGCTGCTGCCCTTCCTCGGTACCGCCTTCATTCCGGAAATGAAGGAAGGTTCGGTGGTGCCGGCGATGGACCGCGTGCCCAACATTTCGCTGCAGGAATCGCTGCGCATGGAGCGCGAGGCGATGCGCCTGGTGATGGAAGTGCCGGGTGTGAAGTCCGCGGTGTCCGGTGTCGGTCGCGGCGAGTCGCCGGCCGATCCGCAGTCGCAGAACGAGTCGACGCCCATCGTGTCGCTGAAGCCGCGTGACGAGTGGCCAGAGGGCTGGACGCAGGAAACCATCCAGGAGCAGATCCGCGAGAAGCTGAAGGCGCTGCCCGGGGTGAACATCATCATGGCGCAGCCGATTTCCGACCGCGTGGACGAGATGGTGACCGGCGTACGCGCCGACGTCGCGGTGAAGATTTTCGGTGACGACCTCGACCTGCTGAAGTCGAAGGCTGACGAGATCGCGCGCGTGGCGCGCGGTGTGCAGGGCGCGAGCGAAATCAAGATCGAACGCGTGACCGGCCAGCAGTATCTGACGGTCGAGATCGACCGCCCGACCATCGCTCGCTACGGCCTCAATGTGGGCGACGTGAACGACCTGATCGAAGCGGCCATCGGCGGCCGTCACGTGACCGACGTGTTCGAGGGCGAGCGGCGTTTTGCCGCGGTGGTGCGTCTGCCGGAGCGCTTCCGCGACAACATCGAGGCCATCCGCAACATGCTGGTGCCGACGCCGGAGGGCGCAGCCATCCCGCTGTCCAGCCTGGCGACCATCGACGTACGCGATGGCCCGGCGCAGATTTCGCGCGAAACCGGCAAGCGCCGCATTGTCATCGGCATCAACGTGGCCAACCGCGACCTCGGCGGTTTCGTGGCCGAACTGCAGCAGAAGGTGAAGGACCAGGTGCAGCTGCCGGAGGCCTACTACTTCGAATGGGGCGGCCAGTTCCAGAACATGGAACGCGCGCTCGGCCACCTGTCGGTCATCGTGCCGATCACCGTGGCGGCCATCTTCTTCCTGCTCTTCCTGCTGTTCGGGTCCTTGCGTTTCGCCACCCTCATCATCACCGTGCTGCCCTTTGCCTCGATCGGCGGCGTGATCGGCCTGTTCGTCAGCGGCGAGTACCTGTCGGTGCCGGCGTCGGTGGGCTTCATCGCGCTGTGGGGTATCGCGACGCTGAACGGCGTGGTACTGGTGTCCTACATCCGCGGTCTGCGCAACGAGGGCATGGAGCTGATGCAGGCGGTGGTGCAGGGCGCCAAGATGCGCTTCCGGCCGGTCATGATGACGGCCACCGTTGCACTGCTTGGCCTGGTGCCCTTCCTGTTCGCCACCGGTCCCGGCTCCGAAGTCCAGCGTCCGCTGGCCATCGTGGTGATCGGCGGTCTGATCACCTGCACGCTGCTTACGCTGGTGGTGGTACCGGCGCTGTACACCTGGTTCGACGACAAGCCGTTTGAAGCTTGA
- a CDS encoding P-II family nitrogen regulator: protein MKEIRAIIRPNKLPKLRTVLREMPGFPGMTVSKVEGFGAPSEHTPHNIKEELTDYSAKVRIEIVAPDEKVDDIVRRIISIACTGQTGDGLVWVVPIDRAVFINKTTIGSPQG from the coding sequence ATGAAGGAAATTCGCGCCATCATCCGGCCGAACAAGCTGCCGAAACTGCGCACCGTATTGCGTGAAATGCCGGGCTTTCCGGGCATGACGGTGAGCAAGGTCGAGGGCTTCGGTGCGCCGAGCGAACACACGCCGCACAACATCAAGGAGGAGCTGACGGACTACTCCGCCAAGGTGCGCATCGAAATCGTCGCGCCCGACGAGAAGGTCGACGACATCGTGCGTCGCATCATCAGCATTGCCTGCACCGGCCAGACCGGCGACGGTCTGGTCTGGGTGGTGCCGATCGACCGGGCGGTATTCATCAACAAGACCACCATCGGGTCGCCGCAGGGCTGA
- a CDS encoding oxidoreductase-like domain-containing protein — protein MTEMLSAASLDEDVAPVPPTMPMDSECCESGCERCVWTVYQEEKLEYERRYAAWLQRHPEERPRL, from the coding sequence ATGACCGAAATGCTGTCGGCTGCATCGCTCGACGAGGATGTCGCCCCCGTTCCGCCCACCATGCCGATGGACTCCGAGTGCTGCGAATCCGGTTGCGAGCGCTGCGTATGGACCGTCTATCAGGAAGAAAAGCTGGAGTACGAACGCCGCTACGCAGCCTGGCTGCAGCGGCATCCGGAAGAACGCCCGCGCCTTTAA
- a CDS encoding Hpt domain-containing protein codes for MPTTTAPPVLDDARLAELQDMLGPVIGEVLRAWLNDTPRTLQTVRRAMHDGELGNAICAAHALKGSCSNVGAASLSASAQALECALREGGADCSAATIALAQLDSEYDNAARLITARFRL; via the coding sequence ATGCCGACCACCACAGCCCCCCCGGTACTCGACGACGCACGATTGGCCGAATTGCAGGACATGCTCGGACCAGTCATCGGCGAAGTACTGCGTGCCTGGCTGAACGACACGCCGCGCACGCTGCAGACCGTGCGCCGGGCAATGCACGACGGCGAACTCGGTAACGCCATCTGCGCCGCGCATGCGCTGAAAGGCAGTTGCAGCAATGTGGGTGCGGCCAGCCTGTCGGCGAGCGCCCAGGCGCTGGAATGCGCGCTGCGAGAGGGCGGCGCCGATTGCAGCGCAGCAACGATCGCACTGGCGCAGCTCGACAGCGAGTACGACAATGCGGCCCGTCTCATCACCGCCCGTTTCCGCCTATGA
- a CDS encoding DUF1840 domain-containing protein, whose protein sequence is MIITFKSRATADTLMFGDNAKQLLSLMGKSFDTKGIITLEQLPAAIDALKQAAAASRDAERAQPQDDDGADEKPPAMVMPVSLAQRAAPLIEQLERSLKAKQPVIWES, encoded by the coding sequence ATGATCATCACTTTCAAGTCACGTGCAACCGCCGACACCCTCATGTTCGGCGACAACGCAAAGCAGCTGCTGTCGCTGATGGGCAAGTCATTCGACACCAAGGGCATTATCACGCTGGAGCAGCTGCCGGCCGCGATCGATGCGCTGAAACAGGCCGCCGCCGCGAGCCGGGACGCCGAGCGCGCCCAGCCGCAGGACGACGACGGCGCCGACGAAAAGCCGCCGGCCATGGTGATGCCGGTGTCGCTGGCGCAACGCGCCGCACCGCTGATCGAACAGCTCGAACGTTCGCTGAAGGCGAAACAGCCGGTGATCTGGGAAAGCTGA
- a CDS encoding ROK family protein has product MRIGVDLGGTKTELIAIDDDGAVCLRRRAPTPAGDYAATVALIAGMVTQAERELGVRASVGIGTPGSQSPVDGRMRNANSTCLNGQPLKQDVEAALGREVRLANDANCFALSEAVDGAGRGADVVFGVILGTGVGGGVVVHGRVLQGANGVAGEWGHNPLPPGDDTGGLAPACYCGRHGCVETWLSGPALAADHLRISGDTATPENIVARAADGDAACEATLQRYEARLARALAGLINLLDPDVIVLGGGLSSIGRLYEQVPRMWVPHVFSDRFVTRLRPPLHGDSSGVRGAAWLW; this is encoded by the coding sequence ATGCGCATAGGCGTCGATCTCGGCGGTACCAAGACCGAGCTGATCGCCATCGACGATGACGGCGCCGTGTGCCTGCGCCGGCGCGCGCCCACACCTGCCGGCGACTACGCGGCGACGGTGGCGCTGATAGCCGGGATGGTGACGCAGGCCGAGCGCGAACTGGGCGTGCGCGCCAGCGTCGGCATCGGCACACCGGGTTCGCAGTCGCCAGTCGACGGCCGCATGCGCAACGCCAATTCGACCTGTCTCAACGGCCAGCCGCTGAAGCAGGACGTCGAAGCGGCGCTCGGTCGTGAGGTGCGGCTGGCGAACGACGCCAACTGTTTCGCGCTGTCCGAGGCGGTCGATGGCGCTGGCCGTGGTGCCGACGTCGTGTTCGGCGTCATCCTCGGTACCGGCGTCGGGGGCGGCGTCGTGGTCCACGGTCGCGTGCTGCAGGGTGCCAATGGCGTGGCCGGCGAGTGGGGGCACAACCCGCTGCCGCCGGGCGACGACACCGGTGGTCTGGCGCCGGCCTGCTATTGCGGCCGCCACGGTTGCGTCGAAACCTGGTTGTCCGGTCCGGCGCTGGCGGCCGATCATCTGCGGATCAGCGGCGACACGGCAACGCCGGAGAACATCGTCGCCCGCGCGGCAGACGGCGACGCCGCCTGCGAGGCGACGCTGCAGCGCTACGAAGCGCGGCTGGCGAGGGCGCTGGCGGGTCTCATCAATCTGCTCGATCCGGACGTGATTGTGCTGGGCGGTGGCCTGTCCTCGATCGGGCGGCTGTACGAACAGGTGCCGCGGATGTGGGTGCCGCATGTGTTTTCCGACCGCTTCGTCACCCGTCTGCGGCCGCCGCTGCACGGCGATTCGTCGGGCGTGCGCGGTGCTGCCTGGCTGTGGTGA